From one Dermacentor silvarum isolate Dsil-2018 chromosome 3, BIME_Dsil_1.4, whole genome shotgun sequence genomic stretch:
- the LOC125943741 gene encoding uncharacterized protein LOC125943741, with the protein MTHACINDVLDFCRRRGISDLPKDARTVLKTERKAQVEQNGSFVHFGLAEGIRQVLQPGQVVPSELKLQGNIDGVPLYKSSQLAFWPILCRITNVEASPPFVVSVYCGAGKPPCLQDYLEPFLQEVSDLISEGISIGDVHVRVSIGAMVCDAPARSYVKCIVGHTGYYACERCNQKGQHLENRVTFPRLHAAARTNASFRSQENKHHHSGVSPFLSLDVDMIAFFPSEYMHLVCLGVMRRLLRNWVCQGHSNRLSRLYRNQLNESLREASKAFPTCFQRKPRGTEELDRWKATEFRTFLLYVGPVVLKPLLPASQYKHFVMFHVAVRILASPQHYREYNVFAKDLLRYFVQELSELYGKKQLVYNVHSLIHLADQCLDHGPLDEFSAFPFESYLGRIKKLLRSSNKPLSQLSRRISELRHSSRNQVKQKLQHVKPGDCFLIDSTPVVVLEIMADHFKGGILPNARDFFKLPLKSSQLNIWRCNTLSNERKVWHLDDLRNTARCLRLNYKQGHVVIPLLHFH; encoded by the coding sequence atgacgcatgcgtgcattaacgatgtcctcgatttctgccggcgaagaggcatctccgaccttccaaaagatgctaggacagttttgaaaactgagcgcaaagcacAGGTGGAGCAAAATGGGTCATTCGTGCACTTTGGtcttgcagaaggaattcgtcaagtgttgcagccggggcaagtagttccaagtgaactgaagctacagggcaacattgacggagtccctctttacaaaagtagccagctcGCCTTTTGGcccattttgtgccgcataacaaatgtggaggcatcaccgccatttgttgtcagtgtgtactgtggtgcagggaagccGCCATGTCTGCAGGATTATCTAGAGCCATTTTTGCAAGAGGTCTCCGACCTAATCTCTGAGGGGAtaagcataggagatgttcatgttcgggtgagcattggagccatggtttgcgatgctcctgcaaggagctatgtcaaatgtattgttggccacactggctattatgcgtgcgagcgatgcaaccaaaaagggcagcaccttgagaacagggtgacatttcccagACTTCATGCAGCTGCACGGAcgaatgcatcatttcgatctcaagagaacaagcaCCACCATTCTGGTGTTTCACCATTCCTTTCCCTTGACGTCGACATGATTGCATTCTTCCCATCTGAATACATGCATCTCGTTTGCCTGGGAGTCATGCGACGACTTTTAAGGAATTGGGTATGCCAAGGCCACAGTAACAGACTGAGCAGACTGTATCGCAATCAACTGAATGAAAGCCTGCGAGAGGCATCCAAGGCCTTTCCAACATGTTTCCAGCGGAAACCAAGGGGTACAGAAGAGCTTGATCGGTGGAAGGCAACAGAGTTTCGGACATTCCTCCTTTATGTGGGGCCTGTTGTCCTAAAGCCTCTTCTGCCTGCTTCTCAGTACAAGCATTTTGTAATGTTTCATGTGGCGGTCAGAATTTTAGCATCGCCTCAGCACTACCGTGAGTACAATGTTTTTGCCAAAGATTTGCTAAGGTATTTTGTTCAGGAGCTTAGTGAGCTATACGGGAAAAAACAGCTCGTGTACAATGTACACTCACTAATTCATCTTGCTGACCAGTGCCTAGACCATGGCCCTTTAGATGAGTTTAGTGCATTCCCTTTCGAAAGCTACCTTGGACGAATTAAAAAGTTGCTGCGATCTTCCAACAAGCCACTTTCGCAGCTAAGTAGGAGAATTTCTGAACTGAGGCACTCATCCAGGAACCAAGTCAAGCAGAAACTGCAACATGTGAAGCCTGGAGACTGCTTCCTGATTGACAGTACTCCTGTGGTGGTTCTGGAGATAATGGCAGACCACTTCAAGGGTGGGATTTTGCCAAATGCCAGGGACTTTTTCAAACTTCCACTGAAGTCGTCTCAGTTGAATATCTGGCGCTGCAATACGTTGAGTAACGAGAGAAAGGTCTGGCATCTTGATGACCTTCGGAACACAGCTCGGTGCCTGAGGCTAAACTACAAGCAAGGACATGTTGTTATTCCTCTTTTGCACTTTCACTGA